Within Lactobacillus amylovorus DSM 20531, the genomic segment CTGTGGAGCATTAAACTGTATCAGAGCTAGACGATAAGCGTCAACTTGATCGGTCTTATTATGACGAAGGTTATTATCCATCAGCTTTTTAGCTTTCAAAGGATTAAGCTTTAGATATTGAATATGCTTCTTCTCTAAAAAAGCCTGCAAGCTCAAAGAATATACTCCTGTTGATTCAAAGACTATCAAAGGAATGACAGAGTAAAGACGTAATCTTTTATAAAGCTGCTGGAAGCCGACCATGTCATTGCTTATTTTAAATGTCTTACCCTGCCTAACTTTATCCATTAGAACGCAGACAGTAGAGTCCTTACTGCTAACATCAATGCCAACAATCACTTTACAATTTTCCATGATTGAACCTCCCAAAGTTTTAAAGATAAAATACCTTATCGAACTATTTAATTCTTATTTTCTAAACCCGGCATCAAGTGCCTGCATACTTCGAAGAGACTTCTAAATAGTCGGTAAAGCAGCCTGTTTCTAAAACGACATTTTTTGCCTTAAATTAGATATGACTTTATGCTTTATCTTCACCTTTATTTTAGATAAAAATAAAGTATTTGATTAAAGTTCCGTCGAACTTCAACCCAATACTTAGGTTAGTATGTTTCTCAACTGGACTTTAACAGCCAACATACTTAGACGAGATTCTCAATTGAATGGTGAAGCTGCCAGTTTCGCTTACGACATCATGTGTCCAAGAGCCCTACAGCATTAGCTTCATCTCCATTTTACATAGTAAAAGAAAAAGTGTTGAACGACTACTCCGTCGAGTAATCATCCAACACTAGATTAGTATGTTTCGTTTACTCTAAATTTTCAAAATTTGCTTTTTCTTAGCTTGAAATTCTTCTTCAGTCAAAATCCCTTGATCAAGCAAATCTTTCAACTTCTTAATCTGCTCTACTTGCTCATCAAGGTTATCATCATTTCGCGACCATTTCTTAATCGTTGCTGTCAAAAGTGCCGCAGTTGTCTTATTAAGTAAGTTAATGTTAACTTGTTCATTATTCACTATTAACGTTAATTCTTCAGATATAATTTGCTGCTGTAAGAGCACGCTCATAATCTCTGTTAACGGGATCACACGGCTATTTTCACTAGGATGTTTTTTACTCAAAATAATCAAATTTTGATTAGTACATGTTAGCATTACATCTTCGCCCTGATCAGTAATTCCGAGCGCTGCATACTCGATTTTTTCATGATCACTCAGTAGATTACTAAGCGGCGCTAAATCCTTACTGTTAAACCAAATGTCATAAACTTTAGCATTAATCAGTTGTTGTTTAAGTTCAGCTGGCAAATCTAGTTTTTTAATCTTAGCAATAACTTGTTGGCTGCGCTGGTCGGCCAAAAACGCTTGATTCGCTTTTCTTTGTTTTTTACTAAATAAATCAAAAAGTCCCATAGATATTTTCCTTAGTACATAAATATTTACTTATATTATGAACTAAATTTACCTAAAAAACATCTATCTAGCTCACTCGAAAACTTTCTTAAATTCATTCACTGCGCGATTTTGTCGCCGCTCATCTGGGATCACTGCATAAACGACCGTTGAAATACTGGTTGGCTGCTCGAACGTCCTCTGCCACATCTTGGCAACTTCGGCTGGCTTAAAGCCAAAGACGCCGGCGCCCCATGCACCAAGGATCAATACATCAACTTTTTGATCTTCAGCTATTTTTTTAACAAAATTCATTCGACTAAGCATTGCGCTGTCAGCATCACTGTAGAACTTCATCTGCTCTTCTGGCTCACGCAAGGTGCGACGACCAGCAGTCTTATTAGGTGCGGCACATGTGAGCACACCACTTTGAACATCCCCATCCCAGATAATATCAGGCGAATAAAGCCCGCGGTTCATATATAGGCCGCGATTCCTGTGCTGTTTATTCCAAGCATAAAAATCACGTTGACTTGCAATAATCGGATAAAGGTCTGACTGCGTACAAATCGCTTCTTCTTGCGCCATTGCACCGTTTAAAAAACCACCACCAGGATTAACATATGAAGCAAAATTCAAAGCAGCTACTTTTTGTTGCGGATAATCTTGGCAGGCCTTAATCACGGCTTGATTGGTAGCAAGGGGCCAGACAATTTGCTTAGCTTTTTGAGTAAAATCATCAACTTCTTTATCGGCAAAAGCATCAACACTATAAACCTTGGTACCTTTAATTGAAGCTCGAATTTGAGATTGATATTTTTGCTCGATCATCGCTTCATGTTTGCGGGCCACATTGCGATAATGTTCACGTTTAGAGTTATAATTTGCCATCAGTTTTCCTTTCTAAAAAATATCGAAGTTTGAACGTTTGTTTGATATAATTTTAATAAAAAACTAGTACAAATACAACTAAGAGGAATAAGAATGAGAACTCTAAATATTATCGGCATCAGCATTTATCTGATCATTGCTGTCGTTCTAGCGGTCAGACGTATTCAGCTCACCCAGGCATTTCACCAAAATAAAATTAAAGAAGAAAATTATGATCGTCTAACTAAGCGAAACACGATTGAATTAATCGTAGTCGTTGCTCTAGCATTGCTTTACGTTTATACGCCATTTAAAATTTTTATCTTTTAACGAAAAAAAGCCGGCAAAATCGCCGACTTTTTCATTATATAAACTTAACATACTTGCGTCCTAATTTAATCTGCGCATAACTACGCTTGCCCATCTTAAACACACGATTTACATGATACTTAACACCTGGCTTAGCCTCCGCATTCGAATATTCCATTTATGCTTTAACCAAGTTTTTATCAGCTGCTTTAGCTTTATTCCAGTTCTTTAAAGCCGTTTGAGTACTAGTGCTGGCTTTAACTTCAGTAGTCTTTACGCTAAACATTCCGCTACTAACTGTCGTCGCGACCAACAATGCAGCCGCAGTCTTCTTGAAGGTCTCTTTTTTATAATTAAAAATAAAATTGCGCTGATACTTATATAAAAGGACTCTAAAATTAACTTGATCTCATCTTTTTTTGATTGCGCTGTCACCTTAAACAGGTAAACTATAATTAATAAGAAAAAAAGGAGCGAAATCAATGAAATACAATCAATATGCCTATGTTGAAACCAGCTTTGATCAACAAGTCAAAGAATTAATCGACATCAACTTCCTGCCTAGAAACTACGAAGACTGGTCTTTCAGCGACCTGCTTGAAAAACTCGTTAAAAATGCAATCGCTGAAGCCAAAACTGATGCTGCTAAAACGGCCAAGTTGAACGAATTCGCTGTTTCAGATCATGAAACTTTAGCAGATTTCTTAAAAGAAAAGTCTGAATCCATCGGTACCGAACAATTCTACAACGTTGCTTTGCAACTGCTCGGCTATCACGTTCACTACGACTATCAATTAGATGACCCAACTCGCTTTATGCAAAAAAATGCTTTGCCATTTGTTCAAGACATCAGCGACAATCACAAATTGATCTCAGCCTTCTACCGTTTGCTCAACACTCGTAGTAAGAATGGTCAAATCTTGCTCGATGTGATGGCTGGTAAAGGCTACTTCACTCAATTCTGGGGCCAAAACGAATTCAAATTCTTCAATGGCAAGTCCATCCCTGTTTTTGACACTAACAAGGTAATCCGTGAAGTCGTTTACGTAGAAACTGATCTTGACACCGACCACGACGGCAAGAGCGACTTGATTCAAGTTACTGTCTTCCGTCCTGCCGAAACTAACAAAGGCCTCAAGGTGCCAGCACTTTACACTGCATCCCCATACTTCGGTGGCATCATCGCCAACGAAAAACGAAACCACAACGTTGATGAAAACTTGTCCGATGCAAGTACTTGGAACGACCCACAATATGAACACTCTCCAATCGTTAAGGCAGAAAAGCCAGACGGCTCAAGCCACCCAGCAACTGAAGAAGCAGTTCACAAGTCATCTTACCCATTAAACGAATATATGCTTGCTCGTGGTTTTGCTAGCGTCTTTGCTGGTGCCATCGGTACGCGCGGCAGTGACGGTGTCAGAATTACCGGTGCACCTGAAGAAACTGAATCAGCTGCAGCTGTCATTGAATGGCTTCACGGCGACCGTGTTGCTTACACCGACCGCACCAGAACTGTTCAAACCAAAGCCGATTGGTGCAACGGCAACATCGGGATGACTGGTCGTTCATACTTGGGTACTTTGCAAATCGCTATTGCAACTACTGGCGTCAAGGGTCTGAAGACTGTTGTTTCTGAAGCTGCTATTTCATCATGGTACGACTACTACCGTGAACACGGTTTGGTTATTGCTCCTGAGGCTTGCCAAGGTGAAGACCTTGACCTTTTGGCTGAAACTTGTCAATCTAACTTGTGGGATGCCGGTTCCTACCTCAAGATCAAGCCAGAATACGACAAGATGCAAAAGGAATTACTTGAAAAAGAAGACCGTAAAACTGGTCAATATTCTGACTTCTGGGAAGCAAGAAATTACCGTCATCACGCAGATGGCATCAAGTGCTCATGGATTTCAGTTCATGGTTTAAACGACTGGAACGTTAAGCCAAAGAACGTCTACAAGATTTGGCAACTCGTTTCTAAGATGCCAATGAAGCACCACCTCTTCTTGCACCAAGGTCCGCACTATAACATGAACAACTTCGTTTCCATCGACTTTACTGACTTGATGAACCTCTGGTTTGTTCATGAACTCCTTGGCGTAGAAAACAATGCCTACAACCAATGGCCAACAGTCATGATTCAAGACAACTTGCAAGCTGACAAGTGGCATGAAGAAAAGGACTGGAACGACGATTTAGGTCAAGAAAAGAGCTACTACCCTACTGACGAAGGCGATCTTTACGCAGATGGCAATGGTCAAGCTAAGAAGTCATTCACTGACGTAGGTGGCATCGAATTCAAGAAGGCCGGCATTTCTGAAAGCGACTGGCAATACAAGTTTATCTGTGGTGATGAAAAGTGGGCTAAGCCAAGCTTACGCTTTGTCACAGATGAATTTATCCACCCAACTACAATCGTAGGTCGTCCTGAAGTTAAGGTCAGAGTCAAAGGTTCTCTTCCTAAGGGTCAAATTTCTGTTGCTTTGGTTGAACTTGGCGAAAGACAACGTTTGACTGCAACACCTAAGTTCTTGATGCGTGGTGGCCAAGAATTGGGTTATAGATTTGGCACTGACACTTTGCAAGAATTTGTTCCAGACAAGAAGACCAAGGCTAAGTTGATCACTAAGGCCCACATGAACATGCAAAACTACAAGGACATGAAGAAGCCTGAAGCAATTGAAGCTGACAAGTTCTACGATTTGGACTTCTTGCTTCAACCTACCTACTACACTATTCCATCAGGCAGCAAGTTAGCTTTGATCATTTACTCAACTGATGAAGGCATGACTAAGCGTCCACTTGAGGAAGAAACTTACACAGTTGATTTGGCTAATACTGAAATCAAGTTTTATGAAAAATAGAATTTAAACAAAACATCATCAAAAAAAGACTACTAAGCGAAAACTTCAATGTCATTAAGTTAAGACATTGACATTATATCGACAGCTTTTAAAGATCGAATCATTTTGATTCGGTCTTTTTTCTTTTTAAAATAAAAAGTAAGCAGAGTTTATTTGCCCTTCTGCTCACTTTCGTCATATTATCTGGTCTTTCATAGAAAGCTGTGCCTCTTATGAAATCCCTTCACTCAAATATTTTAAAGCTGATGGATAGTATTATCAATAAAATCGCTGACAACATTCACGATTTCTCTGTATCTGATCAAGCTTTTACTCGCTGTCGTAAGCTCAATTCCACTGATTTGATTAAGTTAATTCTTAACATGGGAGCTGGCAGCCTGAATTCGGAAATTTTTCATGCTTTTCCTGACATAAATTCTAGAATGACTGCTTCGGCTTTTGAACAACAAAAGGCTAAATTAAAGCCTGAATGCTTTAAAGAAATTATGGCTGAGCTTAGTCAGGCAAACAATGCACCGCAATTACTAGATGACAAATACTTAGTTGTAGCGATTGATGGTTCCGATTTTGATCAGCCTTTTAATCCAAAATCAAAGAATATTTTTCAAGGCAAAGATGGTAGAAAATATTGCCAGATACATGTAAACGCTTTTTATGATGTTTTGAATAAATTATATTTAGACATGGTTATCCAACCTAGACAAAAAATGGATGAACGTGAGGCAGCTTTAACCATGATAAAGAAATTAGCCCAGCAAGAAAAAGATTTTCTAGTCCTGATGGATCGTGGCTACATTAGCTTTAATTTAATTGAAAATTGCAATCGATTAAAACATTGCCACTATGTTATGCGATCAAAATCCGGAGATGGTGCTTTTAAAGAAATTGTAGCTATGTCGAATCATGAATACGATATTGACTTATCATGCAGAGTAACTTCGTCACATTATTATTATGTCACCCATAAAGATACAGAAAAGTTTCTTCACCTGATTCTTCACAAAAAGCATCACTATAAAGCTGTTCGTTCTAAAAATACCAGAGATCAACGCTGGGATTTTGAGGATATGTGTGATGTTAGATTTAGAGTTTGTAAGTTTAGAATCAATCCACCAGGTTCAGACGATGAGTGGGAAGTCCTCATCACCAATTTAGATCGAAATGAATATCCTCTAGCTAGAATGAAAGAGATCTATCATCTTCGCTGGGGAATAGAAACTTCTTTTAGGGAGCTTAAATATGACTTAAGCGGCATACAGTTTCATTCTAAAAAAGATCAATTTGTTTATATGGAAATATACGCCCATTTTGCAATGTATAATGCCGTGAGTTTATCAATAATTGCGAGCTCAAAACCGTATACTCAGGGAAAATATCAATATCAAATAGATTTTAAAATGGCCTGTTGTATCTGGCGACGATATTTTAGTATAAGTGATAATTCAGATAAAAACTTCACACAATTACTGCTAGATGTGGCATTTTATTTAACGCCCATTCGACCAGGAAGAAAAGATAAACGAAATCTAAAAGTTAAATTAGTAGTTGGCTTTCCTTATCGTCTAGCAGCTTGAACTAATTTAAACGGCTATCTTAAGATGGCTTATTTGTGCTATCAAAAAAAGACATTTATCAAATAAAATAATTCGATAAATGTCTCAAAAAGTGTCATCAGATTAGTCAATGTCTTAACTTAATGACATTGGCGAAAACTTAGC encodes:
- a CDS encoding SHOCT domain-containing protein; the encoded protein is MGLFDLFSKKQRKANQAFLADQRSQQVIAKIKKLDLPAELKQQLINAKVYDIWFNSKDLAPLSNLLSDHEKIEYAALGITDQGEDVMLTCTNQNLIILSKKHPSENSRVIPLTEIMSVLLQQQIISEELTLIVNNEQVNINLLNKTTAALLTATIKKWSRNDDNLDEQVEQIKKLKDLLDQGILTEEEFQAKKKQILKI
- a CDS encoding TIGR02452 family protein, translating into MANYNSKREHYRNVARKHEAMIEQKYQSQIRASIKGTKVYSVDAFADKEVDDFTQKAKQIVWPLATNQAVIKACQDYPQQKVAALNFASYVNPGGGFLNGAMAQEEAICTQSDLYPIIASQRDFYAWNKQHRNRGLYMNRGLYSPDIIWDGDVQSGVLTCAAPNKTAGRRTLREPEEQMKFYSDADSAMLSRMNFVKKIAEDQKVDVLILGAWGAGVFGFKPAEVAKMWQRTFEQPTSISTVVYAVIPDERRQNRAVNEFKKVFE
- a CDS encoding Xaa-Pro dipeptidyl-peptidase, with protein sequence MKYNQYAYVETSFDQQVKELIDINFLPRNYEDWSFSDLLEKLVKNAIAEAKTDAAKTAKLNEFAVSDHETLADFLKEKSESIGTEQFYNVALQLLGYHVHYDYQLDDPTRFMQKNALPFVQDISDNHKLISAFYRLLNTRSKNGQILLDVMAGKGYFTQFWGQNEFKFFNGKSIPVFDTNKVIREVVYVETDLDTDHDGKSDLIQVTVFRPAETNKGLKVPALYTASPYFGGIIANEKRNHNVDENLSDASTWNDPQYEHSPIVKAEKPDGSSHPATEEAVHKSSYPLNEYMLARGFASVFAGAIGTRGSDGVRITGAPEETESAAAVIEWLHGDRVAYTDRTRTVQTKADWCNGNIGMTGRSYLGTLQIAIATTGVKGLKTVVSEAAISSWYDYYREHGLVIAPEACQGEDLDLLAETCQSNLWDAGSYLKIKPEYDKMQKELLEKEDRKTGQYSDFWEARNYRHHADGIKCSWISVHGLNDWNVKPKNVYKIWQLVSKMPMKHHLFLHQGPHYNMNNFVSIDFTDLMNLWFVHELLGVENNAYNQWPTVMIQDNLQADKWHEEKDWNDDLGQEKSYYPTDEGDLYADGNGQAKKSFTDVGGIEFKKAGISESDWQYKFICGDEKWAKPSLRFVTDEFIHPTTIVGRPEVKVRVKGSLPKGQISVALVELGERQRLTATPKFLMRGGQELGYRFGTDTLQEFVPDKKTKAKLITKAHMNMQNYKDMKKPEAIEADKFYDLDFLLQPTYYTIPSGSKLALIIYSTDEGMTKRPLEEETYTVDLANTEIKFYEK
- a CDS encoding IS4 family transposase → MKSLHSNILKLMDSIINKIADNIHDFSVSDQAFTRCRKLNSTDLIKLILNMGAGSLNSEIFHAFPDINSRMTASAFEQQKAKLKPECFKEIMAELSQANNAPQLLDDKYLVVAIDGSDFDQPFNPKSKNIFQGKDGRKYCQIHVNAFYDVLNKLYLDMVIQPRQKMDEREAALTMIKKLAQQEKDFLVLMDRGYISFNLIENCNRLKHCHYVMRSKSGDGAFKEIVAMSNHEYDIDLSCRVTSSHYYYVTHKDTEKFLHLILHKKHHYKAVRSKNTRDQRWDFEDMCDVRFRVCKFRINPPGSDDEWEVLITNLDRNEYPLARMKEIYHLRWGIETSFRELKYDLSGIQFHSKKDQFVYMEIYAHFAMYNAVSLSIIASSKPYTQGKYQYQIDFKMACCIWRRYFSISDNSDKNFTQLLLDVAFYLTPIRPGRKDKRNLKVKLVVGFPYRLAA